Proteins encoded together in one Ipomoea triloba cultivar NCNSP0323 chromosome 4, ASM357664v1 window:
- the LOC116015870 gene encoding uncharacterized protein LOC116015870, giving the protein MSESEGAISQMANFCKVRNAIAKRVNQISTLCAANFVTIWFSIGGQMYVSGDETIVNAFEAETNVAPQCTLECTAHKPPRFFKIRNWRNKNNSASSSSASSYHKEKEQKKGVKSFINPPANMDEFSDRLIVPQLEQLEEKMEEFRDIMAQQYVFLSTQLNVLESSAIQKIG; this is encoded by the coding sequence ATGAGTGAAAGCGAGGGGGCAATATCCCAGATGGCTAATTTTTGCAAGGTGCGAAATGCAATCGCAAAGAGAGTAAACCAGATATCCACTCTTTGTGCTGCAAATTTTGTTACAATATGGTTCTCCATTGGTGGTCAAATGTATGTATCTGGCGATGAAACTATAGTTAATGCTTTTGAAGCAGAAACTAATGTAGCACCACAATGCACACTCGAATGCACTGCTCACAAACCCCCAAGATTTTTTAAGATCCGAAATTGGAGAAACAAGAACAACTCTGCTTCCTCATCATCTGCTTCATCCTACCACAAGGAGAAAGAACAGAAAAAGGGTGTCAAAAGTTTCATAAACCCCCCTGCTAATATGGATGAGTTTTCAGATAGGCTCATTGTGCCTCAACTCGAACAGTTGGAGGAGAAGATGGAAGAGTTCAGAGATATAATGGCTCAACAGTATGTCTTCCTAAGCACTCAATTGAATGTGTTGGAATCATCTGCCATACAAAAGATTGGTTAA